The proteins below come from a single Ochotona princeps isolate mOchPri1 chromosome 6, mOchPri1.hap1, whole genome shotgun sequence genomic window:
- the STOML1 gene encoding stomatin-like protein 1 gives MLGRSGYRALPLGDFDRFQQSSFGFLGSQKGCWSPERGGVGPGAEAPQSWPSCLCHGLVSLLGFLLLLFTFPISGWFALKIVPTYERMVVFRLGRLRTPQGPGMVLLLPFIDSFQRVDLRTRAFSVPPCKLASKDGALLSVGSDVQFHIRDPVLSVMTVRDLNTATRMTAQSAMTKALLKRPLREIQTEKLKISDQLLLEMNDVTRAWGLEVDRVELAVESVLQPPQDSPAGPSLDSTLQQLALHILGAGTPPPGPADTLEMVSEVEPPAPQTPQALQAPSSSPSSSPKLPVAEGLLAALQPFLSEALVSQVGACYQFNIGLPGGTQSVYFLDLSTGPGKVGRGVPDGVPDVVVEITETDLRALLCRELRPLGAYMSGRLKVKGDLAVAMKLEAVLRALK, from the exons ATGCTGGGCAGGTCCGGCTACCGGGCGCTGCCGCTGGGAGATTTTGACCGTTTCCAGCAGTCGAGCTTCGGCTTTCTGGGCTCACAGAAAGGCTGCTGGTCACCGGAGCGGGGCGGCGTGGGGCCGGGGGCCG AGGCACCCCAGAGCTGGCCCTCCTGCTTGTGCCACGGCCTGGTCAGCCTGCTGggtttcctcctgctgctgtttaCCTTCCCCATCTCCGGCTGGTTTGCCCTGAAG ATCGTGCCCACCTATGAGCGCATGGTCGTTTTCCGGCTGGGCCGGCTCCGCACGCCCCAGGGGCCAGGCATGgtcctgctgctgcctttcatcgACTCCTTCCAGAGGGTGGACCTGCGCACCCGAGCCTTCAGCGTCCCTCCCTGCAAG CTGGCCTCCAAGGACGGAGCCCTGCTGTCCGTGGGGTCCGACGTGCAGTTCCACATTCGGGACCCGGTGCTGTCGGTGATGACTGTGAGGGACCTGAACACAGCCACTCGCATGACAGCCCAGAGCGCCATGACCAAGGCTCTGCTCAAGCGGCCACTGCGGGAGATCCAAACCGAGAAGCTCAAGATCAGTGACCAGCTCCTG CTGGAAATGAACGACGTGACCAGAGCCTGGGGGCTGGAGGTAGACCGTGTGGAGCTGGCCGTGGAGTCAGTGCTCCAGCCGCCACAGGACAGCCCAGCTGGGCCCAGCCTAGACAGCACCCTCCAGCAGCTGGCCTTGCACATCCTGGGGGCAggcacccctcccccagggccag CAGACACCCTGGAGATGGTGAGTGAAGTGGAGCCACCTGCCCCACAGACCCCGCAGGCCCTGcaggcccccagctccagccccagctccagccccaagcTGCCCGTGGCTGaggggctgctggctgccctgcagcCCTTCCTGTCTGAGGCCCTGGTCAGCCAGGTCGGCGCCTGCTACCAGTTCAACATCGGCCTGCCGGGCGGCACCCAGAGCGTCTACTTCCTCGACCTTAGCACAG GCCCAGGGAAGGTGGGGCGCGGTGTGCCCGATGGTGTGCCTGACGTGGTGGTGGAGATCACTGAGACAGATCTGCGGGCCCTCTTATGCAGGGAGCTACGGCCCCTGGGGGCTTACATGAGTGGGCGGCTGAAGGTGAAGGGTGACCTGGCTGTGGCCATGAAACTGGAGGCTGTGCTTAGGGCCCTCAAgtag